Genomic DNA from Pseudomonas sp. CCC3.1:
GAAACCTCATTTTTTGCGTGAAACCCACCACTGCCGTGGCGGACACCAGCGGGTCGTTTGGCCAGGTGGCAACCAGCGCGCCATAGAATCCGCCTTGGTCGATGGTTTCAGCCAGTCGGCGGTAGCGATCAAAATCAACCGGGAAGAAACCCTCTTCCATCCACGGGTAATGACCGTCGGCCATGCTGAGGTACCACAGTGCTTTAATTGCCATCAGTCGTGTTCCTGATTCAAGTGTTCGAAATCGCTGGTGTGGCAGCGAGGTTCATCGGCAGTGCCGGGTCAGCAGACCATTCGCACAGCGAGCCGTCGTAGACGCTGACGCGATGAATGCCCGCAACAGCCAACGCCAGGGCAAAGCCCGCGGCCGTGATGCCGCTGCCGCAGTACAGCACCCATTCAACGTCGGGCCTGGCGGTGAGGGGCTGCAAAAAAGTGTGCAGGGCAGGGCCGCTGATAAACGCGTGGGTGTGCGGGTCAATCAGCTCGACGAAGGGCAGGTTGATGCTGTTCGGGATGTGGCCGGGGCGTGCGTACTTGCTCTCTTCGCCACGAAACACCGGGCGGCGCAACACGTTGACCAACTGCGCGTTGTGCTGCCCGGCCAGCACCTGCTGAACGTAAGCACGATCAACGAAATAACCTGAAGCAGAGACCGCCGTAAAGTCGCCGTAGCGAGCGGGTGCTGGCGCCGTGTGCAGCGGCAAATCGCGGCTGAGCCATGCGCACAACCCGCCCTCCAGCACAAGCGCCTGGGTGTGGCCGAAGCTTTTCAGCAACCACCAGACCCGTGCCGCCCAGATCCCGTTTTCGCGGTCATAAATGACAACCGGGCGTTGGTTAAACACGCCTAACCTGCGCATTGCCGTGCTGAAGGCCAGTGCGTCGGGCCTTGTATAAGGAAAAGGCGCCAACGGGTCAGACAGCGCACTCACCAGATCGGCAAACTGCGCCCCCGGCAGATGGCCTGCATCAAACGGCTCGCGCAGCCCATTGGCACAGGCTTCAAGCACCGTCCAGTGTTCGAGGTGGGCCAACAGCGAATCAATACTGAGTAAAGGGCTGGTCATACACATATCCTGAAAACGGCCAAAAACCCTGTAGGAGCGAGCTTGCCTCGCGATCTTTTGATCGTTAAAAGAGCGCGAGGCAAGCTCGCTTCTACAGGCCGTGTTTAAATCGGCTCGGCCTCAAACCGAGCCTTGGCCGCAATCAAATCCGCATCAACGGCATCCAGCCCGTCTAAAAACGCAGCGGCAAACGACCCCGGGCCTTTAGCCGTGGCTTCGGCCAACTCGGCGGCCAGTGCAAAATGCACATGGGCGGTGGTCAACGCGGTCAGATAATCGCTGGCCACGGCCGTGTAAGCCGCGACCAGTGCGCCCAGCGAGCAACCCGACGCTGTCACCCTCGGCAGCCAGGCACTGCCGCCAGCGATTTTGATCAGCCACGGGCGAGGAGGCGTTGCCCCCTCGGCCACCCAACCCACCACGTGATCAATGACCCCGGAGGCAGAGACCGCAGCGCTGTGCGCCAATAACTGCACGGCCGCCGGAACCGCCTCAGCCGGATCGTTGGACGTATCGAAACCCAGTGCATCGCTGCCCAACCCGGCCAGGCCAATGATTTCGGACGCATTGCCACGAATCACCGCCGGTTTGAATGCCAGCAATTGCGCAGCCACTGCGCCGCGCCACGCCAGACCGCCAGCGCCAATCGGGTCAAGCACCCAAGGCTTGCCGGCTTCATGGGCGGCCGCGACGGCCAGGCGCATGCCTTCAACCTGTGCGGAAGTCGGCGTGCCCAGATTAATCAGCACGGCCCCGGCAATGCGCGCAAAGTCGGCGGCTTCTTCCGGGTTATCGACCATCGCAGGGGCTGCGCCGGCGCTCAGCAACACGTTAGCCATAAAGTTGGCCGAGACCACATTCGTCAAACATTGCACCAGCGGCTTGCTGGCCCGCAGCGCAGCGTGGGTGGCGATCACAGACGCCAGGGTCGGGGCGTGGGGGGCATGGGCGATGTACGTCATAAACACCTTCAGTGATTAGAAAATTAAGTGCAGTGCCTGGCGTGCGGGTTAAAACACGTGGGCCAAACGCAGGTTCAGTTGATAGTCGCGTTCAAACCCTCCTGTGGTGTGAAGCCTACGCAGGACTTTCTTATAATCAAAATCACATTTATCAATAACTATAGTGATATATAAAAGCTTTCTATATACCGCTGGGGTATAAGCATATGTTCGAAAATTTAAAGTGCGCGGCGCGTTGACAGACGTGAAATAAGCTAATTAGTCTTCGCCCAATTAGCGGTGTGACATGCCCCGAATTCAGTTGAGAGGAAGACTGCGTGCCATTGAAAGTTTTATGGTATTTGAGCTTTGCCGACGGCGCTTATCCGTGGTGCCCAGGCGGGTTGTACCCGATTGATTTTGATCGCTATCGCACGTTGGCTCAAACCATTGAACGCGGCGGGTTTTATGGTGCGCACGTGGCAACGTGGCCCAATGACCCTTTTATATCGGCGTCGTTTGCGGCCAGTTATACCCAGCATCTAAAGTTTCTTATTTCTTTTTATTCGCGCATGGTCCCGGCCAAGTTACTGGCACAGCAAGCGCTCACATTCGATCAACTGACCCAGGGCCGTTTATTGTTAAACCTGGTCAATGGTCGCGACAACATCATGCAGGGTTATGGCATTACCACATCGCATGCAGACCGCTACACACTGGGCATTGATTACTGGCGCAAGTTCGCTTTTTCATATGCGCAGGGCAGCAAAACCTATTTTCCGAACACTCCGCTCGACATTCAGCCGCAACAAAAAAACGGTGTGGAACTGTGGGGCACCGGGGATTCAAGCGCTGGAGTGGCTCATGCAGGTGAGTTGGTCAACGTGTATTTGACCATGCTCAGAGAAGTTGACGTGGTGGCCGAAAAGTTTAAAAAAGCCCAGCATGCAGCGCACACAGCGAAGCGGGACTTAAGTGGCTTGGGAACATTGGCCAGTATCGTCATCAGGCCGACTGAAGCCGATGCGCTGGCGCATTTTTATTCAATATTCGAAACCACTGGCGTTGAAGTTCTGAGGGAAAAAATAAATGAATCGATCGTTCGACGCAGTGGCGCAAAGTTTGATTTCTTGAACTTCGTGGCGCCGGACGCCAAGCGTAATACCTGGCTGGCGCGATTGCGTCAGCGACAGTTGCCGACACTCGAAGAGTTGCGTCTGGAGGGCAATGTGTATGCCGGTATCACTGCGTGGTCGACCCTGGATGTATTTGGTACAGGCTCTTCGTCTGCGTATATCGTCGGAGCGCCTGACAGCATCGTGAGCACCTTGAACACCTACCAGCAAAAAGCTGGGCTCAGCGTGTTGAGCCTTTCCGGGTGGCCCTTGCAAGAAGAGGCCGAACACGTGGCTGAGTTGCTGCTGCCTCGGCTCGCTTAAACCTGTAGCAGTTGCCGAGTTCCGCGAGGCTACGTCCGATTGCGGAGCGATCGTAAATCCAGAGAAACCGATTTACCTGAAGAACCGCAATAGCCCTTTTACGACGGCTGCGCCGCCGGACGTAGCCTCGCGGAACTCGGCAACTGCTACGAGGAATGGGTTTAACACCCCATGCAAGTCGGCCTCAATAAACCTGAGGCACGATCAGTTCCGGTGGCGTCGGGCTGCGTGAGTAGTCTTGCTGGCGCACGCGTTCTGGCAGCTCGATGGTCGGTATTTCCACGTCTTCGTAAGGCATTTGGTCGAGCAAGTGGCGGATGCAATTGAGGCGAG
This window encodes:
- the thiM gene encoding hydroxyethylthiazole kinase; this translates as MTYIAHAPHAPTLASVIATHAALRASKPLVQCLTNVVSANFMANVLLSAGAAPAMVDNPEEAADFARIAGAVLINLGTPTSAQVEGMRLAVAAAHEAGKPWVLDPIGAGGLAWRGAVAAQLLAFKPAVIRGNASEIIGLAGLGSDALGFDTSNDPAEAVPAAVQLLAHSAAVSASGVIDHVVGWVAEGATPPRPWLIKIAGGSAWLPRVTASGCSLGALVAAYTAVASDYLTALTTAHVHFALAAELAEATAKGPGSFAAAFLDGLDAVDADLIAAKARFEAEPI
- a CDS encoding LLM class flavin-dependent oxidoreductase yields the protein MPLKVLWYLSFADGAYPWCPGGLYPIDFDRYRTLAQTIERGGFYGAHVATWPNDPFISASFAASYTQHLKFLISFYSRMVPAKLLAQQALTFDQLTQGRLLLNLVNGRDNIMQGYGITTSHADRYTLGIDYWRKFAFSYAQGSKTYFPNTPLDIQPQQKNGVELWGTGDSSAGVAHAGELVNVYLTMLREVDVVAEKFKKAQHAAHTAKRDLSGLGTLASIVIRPTEADALAHFYSIFETTGVEVLREKINESIVRRSGAKFDFLNFVAPDAKRNTWLARLRQRQLPTLEELRLEGNVYAGITAWSTLDVFGTGSSSAYIVGAPDSIVSTLNTYQQKAGLSVLSLSGWPLQEEAEHVAELLLPRLA
- a CDS encoding sulfurtransferase, with the protein product MTSPLLSIDSLLAHLEHWTVLEACANGLREPFDAGHLPGAQFADLVSALSDPLAPFPYTRPDALAFSTAMRRLGVFNQRPVVIYDRENGIWAARVWWLLKSFGHTQALVLEGGLCAWLSRDLPLHTAPAPARYGDFTAVSASGYFVDRAYVQQVLAGQHNAQLVNVLRRPVFRGEESKYARPGHIPNSINLPFVELIDPHTHAFISGPALHTFLQPLTARPDVEWVLYCGSGITAAGFALALAVAGIHRVSVYDGSLCEWSADPALPMNLAATPAISNT